GACTGTCACGTGACCACGCCGCGCGCTCTACTGGTGGGGGAGAGTTTACTTTAACCCTCAGAGGCCCGTTTCAGAAAGAAGGTTAacgtattcaaatagaaaagagttattttaaatagtaaaaatatttcacagtattaccgttttgctgtattttggatcagtaaatgcagtcttggtgagctgaagagacttgtttaaaaaacatgaaaatcttactgttcaaaatcttttgactggtagtgtgtgtatatacatatacacgaTTTTTTGTCCCAGTTCAACCATGGTACCCACTACTGGGCAGGTGTACTGGGTGTACCCCATATGCTCTTGTCAGATTGTGCtaccaaaaatatatttgcattattttaaggGTATGTTTGGGGTAAGGGTGGTATAGGTGGGCAGGTTTAGGGTAGGGGTAGGTATGGACATTTAAAAAAGCCTCAAACCACATGAATAACATTCTGGTAGCACAATCTGATGGGTCGCATGTTTCACTATCGATTTGTGCTACCTATCGGTTTAATGGGAGGTAGCACAATCTGAGTGGGTAGCACAAATTGTCAGAACCCTTGGAATATGCTGAATCAGAAGGTCCTAATAAGTCCTTGATCACTAGAATTTTTCCCCTCAAGACTTTGTTTGGTGCAGCATTCTCTATGTATATAGGTAGGCCTATGCTTGGGCTGTtacaaatgttataaataaaaaaaattgtttttttttttactttacatatgAGCTGTTTGGGGTGGGGATATATGgagtttcttttgtgtttttttacttAACCAAAAATACTGTTTTAGAGTAAACTAATTATCTTGTAATTTTCCATAACTTTTTAGTTCACAAGCAAAAGATTTAGACCTTTGCACTCGACTACTTCTAtgatgtattttctgtatttggcccaagtgttcaagtgaccttgaagaccacaagtgtgtgtcaaacttttcatcaACTGATGGGACACTCTTATAGTATTGTAGAAATGCAAGTGTTTACATAGCTTACACAGACAAGGCAAGACTCGCTACTTCGGTCAAAATAGAGGAAGTGCTTAGGGAAGTTTGCAAGTGAGTGTCTAAATGTGGAGTGGAACGCATACTGAGATATATCACCCTCTAAAAGGGCATTTCGGATTGAAAACAATCGCTACTGTATATTAAAGGCTTGTTCCAAACCGAAGTGCTCAAAACTGGCCACTTAAAAGGGCTCAATGGAATGAAGGATGTCAAAGGGTACCGTACAACTGATGTATATTTCGGGCCCCCATAATCCATTGCACAGGGAAGTTGTTTGGTTAATTTATGCGTATTTTTTGCGTATAAATTGTATGGCATAATTTAGAGCCTCCTTATTGAAATGGGCCCCTGGTGTTGGTCAGTCATTTAGAccgaaatatttgtttaaaaaatccCTATTCATCGAAATGGTATGAAACTTGATTACTTTTATGGCAGTTGCTGTGTgaccacaataaataaataaataaaaaaaacatggactTGATTCGAAAAAGCTAAAtggttgtttaaaaaaagtcaCACTTGTGTTGTTTGCAGTCATTGGGAATGAATGAGAAATACGCAAAAATGCAgagaatttttttgtgtacaaacTACAAATCATTCAACAAACCGTATAAGACCTAACTGGAAGAAACATTTATATCATATGTAGatcacaataaaattaaatatgacattattgggattattttgatttagaatttcAACACATTGAGCCCCAAAGAATAACTGTACCTTCAGAAATTTCTTGTGAAATTGCCGACCACCCTGAAAGTAATTTTCCAATGTCACATTTTCCACTTGCACTTAAAAGCTAAAGTCTATGATTTCTCCTTTCACACTTGCTACATTATGGTACACAAACAGCTTGAGTTAAGGCCACTGTTGATGCTTTTAAGCAAGCTCTACTGTTCAGTTGCTTCAATGGATCTTCACCTATAGGCAATAAGCTTATCAAAGATCCATATAAAAGTCACAAACAATGGCAATAATTAATTTCCATTCTGTTTAACAGTACAAAAtgcaagattttttttcaattaaatttttttattcatctgtacactatatataaatgtaaatcaccatttaaatacaaaaaaaaagtttttaatatgcATGTAGTGTGCAATACTAACAAAGGCAGAAatgaatcactaaagtgagaaatgaataaataacaaaacttgATATATTCAGCAGTCTTGTAAAAAGTCTTGAGGATCTGtgcatataaaattaaaatttcaaatcAAACTGGATTCTACCTTAGAATATCAGGAACATCAAAATAACGCCTAAACATGCCAAATAAAATTGTTCCAGGGGATTTTGTGATTGCAAGCACAAATGTACAAAACAAGGTATAGTCTAGTAAAAGAGGATTGAATGCTCTTCCTAAAAAATTACACTCCTGATAAAACTCCTAAAAACAAGTGGTAAAATAACTTTACGAgaggcagatatattttaaagatCATCTGCAATGACAAATATGATAAGCATTTTCCAAATTTTTGGCATAACAGCTGCCAAATCTTAAGTTTTGTAGCAGCTGATCGCTTAGGTTAAATGGGTTAAACATTCTTGAGAGCACAGATCTCATAAGAACACAGAAtttgtataaatacatatttggtTCAACAATGTTTGAGGTCTGCATTTATTATAAAGTCACAGGAGTGATATGAATAGTTTCAATGTTTTTCTCCCTTCTTCATATGGTTGGGAAACATCCTATATATTGCAGCCATCTTCATAAGGAGGGGGAAGCTCtgtcaaaaagaaataaaaccaaattaatcACCATGTAACACTTCCACACCTaaagcacaaacaaacataataataataatatgcaattataaactttaaatttaatgaattatatataatatatagatatatatacacatttgaaatacaaatgtatatactgtatgtgtgtgtgtgtgtgtttatttttcagattATAGATTTCATATAACATGATCCATCCTTTACCTTTCCTTACCACTCAAAAGGTTTCAGTGGAATAATTATGTCATACCATGTGGATATGCTGAACTCCTATTGTTTGGAGGCAAGCTCGCTGAAGAGGACATTTGATTTGTGTCTTGAGGGATGGTGGATGAACTTAAGGGGGGTGCTGATGGGCCAAGGGAGCTCGGTTTCTGTTTGAAGCTGAGTCCAGGAGCGTAGCTGAATGCATTGGGAGACACTGGAGTCTGGGAACCATGCAGTGGACTTTTTGGCATTTCCTCACTGTAGTTAGCCACACCTGGGAGCTCTGGGTACAGATCAGAAGGAGGCGCACTGGGGGAAGTGTAGGAGCTGCGAGGCCTGGGTTTTGGTGCAGGTTTTGGGGTTGTGCGTGGTGGCAGGGTTTGAGGGGCAGATTCGGCGGGAGCAGCAACAGGAGAAGGGGCAGGGGCAGGGGTGGGGTTGTTACGTGGGGCTGGCATGGGTGGACCTGTCCGGGAGGGGGGAGGCTGAGTTGGATCAACTGCAACACTTCCAATGTAAATGGGAAGAGTTAATGACACCTCTGGGTATTTCAAATAGACCTGGAAAAGCAGAAATGAATATCAAGATGAGATCCAATGACAGGAAGGAAGCAGGAAATACCAAATGCAATTTGCATGAACTCCTGATAAAATGCACATCTCTGATATACATGTTACCAGTGATTATGTACAGTACAGCCACATATTATTTAACACTCCACAATGGAGAAAaattcttacagaaaaaaaagtgtcacactttaaattacattgttatcttaatatatgtgtgtaacaataaattcatttaaataatcacCTGAATATAGTAGCAGATCTGGATGAGGTTTCCATCAGTCAGGGAGGACAGCTGAAGAGGAGGTACAATAATCTGCTCTTTCCATTCAGTTTTTTGTCCACCCTTAACTCCAGGTCCTTCAACCTCTGCTACTGACCGCAAGTCATTTGTCGGCTTCTTGGTATTATACGTAATTTTCTAAAATGAAGAGATAAGCAACAGTGAGGATCATTTCATAATAAcagtacactactattcaaatgttaggagtcagtaagatattttcatgttttttaaagaagtcactTGTGGCTGCACTACAACTATAACGTTGTAATAttcttacaattttaaataactgctttctatctTATGaggtaatgtaatttattcttgtaatcACCTAtatgaatttttagcagccactactccagtcttcagtattacATTGTCATTCTGAAATCAttatttgatgctcaaaaaacatttattatcagtgttgcgCCGCTTaatattcaggattctttgatcaatgtaatgttaattttgtaacaatgtaaaagtcttactgaccctgAAATACTGACTTTACTGAATTGTTTTAACTAACTAAAAACAtttgttcttaaaataaaatgtaatgttgttAGTGTCATTTTACCTGCATTAGACTAGCAACCACATGACCTGTTGACTTCTCAGATTTGTTTTCAATCTCAGCGAATACTTTAATGATCTCTCCAGCGATATATCCTCGCATGTTGGTCTTAGCTTTCAGCTCCACTGTCCCATTCTTCACAAGCATGTATGAGAAATTCTTGGTTACAGAAGATGAGCTAGGTTcctgaacaaagaaaatattaaaaagcataGTAATGTAAATCACTGGTAGTAAACCATATAGTACAATTAGCATATAAGATATCAGAATTAAGGATATTCAAATGAGTGGTTGTTTACTTTTTGCCAGTTTGGCCTATGGAGTTCTATATAGCACATTTACCTGTATACCAGGTATTTCATTCAGGTTGACTGTGTTCGTCATAGAGAAGGGCTTCTCTATCTTGTAGTCTTTTGCAAAACGAGGTGTGTCTATGAAAGCCCGAACTCTGTATATAATCTGTCCATAAGGCCCTTCAAATGATGTTGGTGCAGCAGCTACAAAAGAGAGGATTAGAGAGGTTTGTGGATCTGCCCTGCAGGTGCAgataaatgaatggaaaaaagaGAGGCCAATGCTAATAATTTAGTTACTTCTCATAACCAAAGTTTGGACTTTTGCATTAGAACAATGTTCTTTTCAAGTAAAAGGCCGGGTGCATTATCCAATAAgcacaaatattttttgaaaggCTGAAAACCACAAAAGCCAATGTTACAGCATGAGAGTGCCGATGTTCGGTTAGGGGGATCTGAAAAGTCTCAGATAATAGACAAACAGCAGATGGAGGTTTCAAATAGCAGCTCCGGACAATACGAGCAGTGATGGGCTAGATGGGTTGGCATGTGTCTTAGCTTCACATTGTGAAAAGAGTGGATAAAATGAACCGAAAGGAATGCAGTTCCACTTTTAGCTGTATGAAAATTAACTACcttccaaactttttttaattttacgttACAAAAAAATGCTACTTTTTAatatatgctgttctttcaaacaatctatttatcaaataacccttaaaaaaaatgtatcacagtttccacaaaaatattaaatagcacaAGCATTTTCAACAATGACATAAGAAATctctcttgagcaccaaatcagcatattagaatgatttctgcaggatcatgtgatactgaaaacTGGAGAAATGACTGCTGGAAATGTTGTATTTGGTTATACAAAGATGACATtgactttttttaatgttgttctgTTGCCGTGGATAAACATAAACAGTGGTTAATCTCTGACACGACTTGAAGGAATGTGGGGTGACAGGTCAGCTCAATTACATAAACACGTCTCTCACCTGGCAAGAGAAACTTAAAGGGAAAACTGTGTTCGCCATCTTTCAGAGTccctgagaaacagacagagagaaactgTAAGGGATTTGAACAAGCATCCTACCATTTAATGTGTGAGCGAGACCATGACTCCTGTGTACCTTTATCTGCTATTGAGACTGAGCTGCTGAAGTACTGTTCCTCCTCTGTCCAGTCTGTGTCATTTGATTTGCTGGTCACTCCACAGAAGCCCTGGCAGTTCACTTTGATTTCTGATTATAAAATAAGACATAGTTTCAGTCAAAATAATCAAGCAGTGACCCCAGACCCTTTTTACTGGGACACGAGCCCCCAGAAAAATACTGCTGTACCCCACTAAAATTTTAGTGATAAATCCTTATGTCAATGAAGATTACTGTACCAACCCGAGAATCCTTCTTTGTGATAATCAGCTGTTTAGAATCAGAACTAATATTCTTGCACACTTTCTTGCTAGGGTTCTGTGTTACAGTACTGATTAAAAACTAGGACAACCCTGGTGACAAGAAATGCATCACTGCGCGAGGTTATGTTGAATTCCTGACAACAGCTAGgctttttaaaagaatatttcaTTAGGGTCAGTACATGATGACTGGGATTTACCTGGGACCAAGATGACAACATTGTTCCTTTATTGAAACTTAAATTGACGTCACTACAACTTTACCAGCAGGACGTTTCATTAAAACATTCAGACTGCCATAGTACCAGACATTTGCTATCAACAAAGGAGGCCCAGGACACACACATAGCATCAAGGTTAGAGAACTTACTTCTTATTTCTCAATACATGTTCTGCAACCTTTTGAGTCATTGTTACAGGAAAATAAAACATCTTGCTGCATGACGAAATTAACATTGGGGACAGGAGAAATGTTTTGCAATtcaatttttggtaacactttctataaaGCCCGTTTTTATAACACATTATAAGTGTATTCTTATTTATAAGTGGcctttgttttctttaaacaaaagtaaagaaacatgttaacaatggCAAGATATTAGActcataatacattataactatgggaaatataatccattgtaagtTAAGTAGATACATTGTGTATTATAAATCACCACACTCTTAAAAGCTacgctataaccacaaataagtaaatattataatgcattaaaactattgTTATGATTACTCATAACAATAGTTTGagatgagatgatacaacatattatacatTCGCTATAAAGCCTTTAGAAAactcttataatgtattataaatatgagcTTCATTTATAGTTaccaaatttgtatttttaacaagGAAAACCTGacaatattttacttttacagtTGTTATATACATGACTAGTTtaatgaaaatctaaatatacttaaaatagtGTGTAAACATAACTAATCTGAAAAATATCAAAGTAATAAAAAGCAATCTGCAACAAAACACTGGGCTATTTTACAAACTAAAATGAATCCCCAACGCAACCCCTGATAGATTTACATGCAAATTAATACAGACACTTTATAAAAGATATTAGAGTGTGAACGCTTGTATGTATTAGTCTTTTTGTCCATTTCTTTCTTTGAAACCCTTGTCTTGGTGATTCTATTTCTTTGCTGTGCTTTATTTCTTACActtcccttttctctctctctcttaccccAAGACACACATAAGCAACCATGGGACATATGTCAGAAGAGACTCCAGTAAGAAACTTggtgaacaacaacaacacctgGAATCTAAAGATCTCATGATCGGTCACTCTGACTTATTGAACAGAATAAGAGTGGTACTATACTGACACAAAATAACTGATGTATaggtagaaaatgtaaaaaaaaaaaaaattataaaacaaaacatcagcTATTGATTAATAAACCTGAAGAGAGGGCAAAATAAACAAGAataagttaagaaaaaaaaaaactactttaacaatttaatataaaaaaggattaataaattaagattaaaatgtatatatattttcggCTGATTTCTCCATTAACTTGTAATGGTGACTGTGTCTGATTGTTACTATTGTTGTCCTTGATCCGGAATGTGAGCGAACCAGTCCGGTGAGTATTCTTCATCATCAACATCTCGGCTCAAACAATAGACCAGCCCCAAACCACTGACATAACCACATGACTTGCTTTCTCATATTACTGTAAAACTCATCATTATACCTGGTGTAACTTTTTTTCGAACCATCATCTGATTGCACTCTTGACTCGTTTTAGTCTTATCACATTTGCCCAGCCCAGAGGAGTTCTCAAAACGTGtgaaaacaaacacacttttAATTACACTTCCTTGTTCACACTGATAGTTGTTTTTTaccaatgtatttatttacacagaAATGATGTCATTTTATGGATATTCAGAGACATTTCACCTTGATCCCATGGCCAAGACAAGGCCCAAAGTCAAACAGTAGCTGCATTGTCTTTCTTGGCAGTAGATTTGGCTGGTTAttcttatatttgttttatggGTGTAGATACACAAGTCAGTGCTCTATATATCTGTATAATGGATATGAAAATACATTCGATATGCATATTGAAAGTAACAAAGCCTTGTACTTTTTTGACAGCTAGTCATATTAACTGATGCCCAAACATGCCCAAACCTATTCTGCACATATCAGAAAAGACACATATTACTGGGTTCTTTAAAGCTTACATTCCTTCAAGTATCTCAATCACCGcagttttattttgtgataatcaAACATTTTACAGCATATGTAATTCAGACTGTTAGGTTTAGCGGCGTCAGGAAATCTGACCGTATCATGCACAGGTAGAAAAGCACTGAGACTAGGGCGAAACAGGTGCTGGTATCAACATGTAGTGGGTGAGAAGCACTACCCTTTTTTTTTGTACCAAGCAGTCTGACTAGTATTACAGCAAATTGTTTTTATGTATGATATTGAGAGCAGATTTGAAAATTGGATTTGTTGGAGGATTTAAAAGATGTTTCAAGTTCTAATGATCGACTCACTGCTGAAGGTTCAAAGTATAAATATGCAAACTATGCGCTCGGAAAAATGCCCATGTTTTAAAACCATATGTTTGTTTCCTTGAAATATTTTTCCTTGACAAATCTTTTGTGAAATACGGGTCTTCATACACTTTTTAGATTTTCTTAGTCGctgttttaaaatgctgaa
The sequence above is drawn from the Carassius auratus strain Wakin chromosome 5, ASM336829v1, whole genome shotgun sequence genome and encodes:
- the LOC113074257 gene encoding arrestin domain-containing protein 1-like isoform X1, which codes for MGKLQVFEITLNNNKTVYSPGESVSGILKISTAQPIQCKEIKVNCQGFCGVTSKSNDTDWTEEEQYFSSSVSIADKGTLKDGEHSFPFKFLLPAAAPTSFEGPYGQIIYRVRAFIDTPRFAKDYKIEKPFSMTNTVNLNEIPGIQEPSSSSVTKNFSYMLVKNGTVELKAKTNMRGYIAGEIIKVFAEIENKSEKSTGHVVASLMQKITYNTKKPTNDLRSVAEVEGPGVKGGQKTEWKEQIIVPPLQLSSLTDGNLIQICYYIQVYLKYPEVSLTLPIYIGSVAVDPTQPPPSRTGPPMPAPRNNPTPAPAPSPVAAPAESAPQTLPPRTTPKPAPKPRPRSSYTSPSAPPSDLYPELPGVANYSEEMPKSPLHGSQTPVSPNAFSYAPGLSFKQKPSSLGPSAPPLSSSTIPQDTNQMSSSASLPPNNRSSAYPHELPPPYEDGCNI
- the LOC113074257 gene encoding arrestin domain-containing protein 1-like isoform X2; this encodes MGKLQVFEITLNNNKTVYSPGESVSGILKISTAQPIQCKEIKVNCQGFCGVTSKSNDTDWTEEEQYFSSSVSIADKGTLKDGEHSFPFKFLLPAAAPTSFEGPYGQIIYRVRAFIDTPRFAKDYKIEKPFSMTNTVNLNEIPGIQEPSSSSVTKNFSYMLVKNGTVELKAKTNMRGYIAGEIIKVFAEIENKSEKSTGHVVASLMQKITYNTKKPTNDLRSVAEVEGPGVKGGQKTEWKEQIIVPPLQLSSLTDGNLIQICYYIQVYLKYPEVSLTLPIYIGSVAVDPTQPPPSRTGPPMPAPRNNPTPAPAPSPVAAPAESAPQTLPPRTTPKPAPKPRPRSSYTSPSAPPSDLYPELPGVANYSEEMPKSPLHGSQTPVSPNAFSYAPGLSFKQKPSSLGPSAPPLSSSTIPQDTNQMSSSASLPPNNRSSAYPHGMT